One stretch of Vogesella indigofera DNA includes these proteins:
- the fliJ gene encoding flagellar export protein FliJ, with the protein MSKFDLLIRLAQDKLDEAAKRMKQAQQAQTQAEATLRQVDTFLADYQQRVLHMAQRGLAVGQWRDARLFLVKLEEARQQQQHELDRCVQRFLLEKQAWLGLRKQVKSYQVLQEREAERLSVRQRKAEQKQMDEFAARISSQDKAE; encoded by the coding sequence ATGAGCAAATTCGACCTGCTGATCCGGCTGGCACAAGACAAGCTGGACGAGGCTGCCAAGCGCATGAAGCAGGCGCAGCAGGCGCAAACGCAGGCGGAGGCGACGCTGCGGCAAGTGGATACCTTTCTGGCCGACTACCAGCAGCGGGTGCTGCACATGGCGCAGCGTGGCCTGGCGGTCGGGCAGTGGCGGGATGCGCGCCTGTTTCTGGTCAAGCTGGAGGAGGCGCGGCAACAGCAGCAGCACGAGCTGGATCGTTGCGTGCAGCGTTTCCTGTTGGAGAAGCAGGCCTGGCTTGGCCTGCGCAAGCAGGTGAAGTCTTATCAGGTGCTGCAGGAGCGCGAAGCGGAGCGCCTGAGCGTGCGCCAGCGCAAGGCCGAACAGAAACAGATGGACGAATTTGCTGCCCGCATCAGCTCCCAGGACAAGGCTGAGTAA
- a CDS encoding flagellar hook-length control protein FliK, giving the protein MAITVQSVLNLSDSSATPSQGYVSTPDSPFAMFFANQLQAFTLGQPGVVAAGDSALLDGIGQQPRAATAAAQDASLLLGGLFMPGNAATNPLTSAAGKEAAALSSLSDPAALGEALAAEELAALAGAKTKATKGGETAGALSELAALTGDAAADEAPALPGLLAAASSDKRVQRALKDDGLSAAVAVRLAMREAEAAEAGSEVKTLPPALAAGRQELPTDLSATGAGAGKELKEVLLGGTMDRSKQWGEAFGQQVVKAVERQLDSARFHVTPEKLGPIEVQISMNKEQAQIVVTTSNLMAKEIVESHLPTLSRMMEQAGLQLADAQVSSQQQGQQQHGQQAQQQRGRAQSEAMLPLTELESAAPAAAISSGLSVTA; this is encoded by the coding sequence ATGGCCATTACCGTCCAGTCCGTTTTAAACCTGAGCGACAGCTCGGCTACCCCGAGCCAGGGCTATGTCAGCACTCCGGACTCCCCTTTTGCCATGTTCTTTGCCAACCAGTTGCAGGCATTCACCCTCGGCCAGCCGGGCGTGGTGGCGGCCGGCGACAGCGCGCTGCTGGACGGTATCGGTCAGCAACCGCGCGCTGCCACTGCCGCGGCGCAAGACGCGTCCTTGCTGTTGGGCGGTTTGTTCATGCCCGGCAATGCCGCGACCAACCCGCTGACCAGCGCTGCCGGCAAGGAGGCCGCAGCGCTTTCCTCCCTGTCTGACCCCGCGGCGCTCGGCGAAGCGCTGGCGGCGGAAGAGTTGGCCGCACTGGCCGGTGCCAAAACCAAGGCCACCAAAGGCGGCGAGACGGCCGGCGCATTGTCGGAACTGGCCGCGCTGACCGGTGATGCCGCCGCTGACGAAGCGCCGGCGCTGCCGGGACTGCTGGCCGCTGCCAGCAGCGACAAGCGGGTGCAACGGGCTTTGAAGGATGATGGCCTGTCCGCCGCGGTGGCGGTGCGGCTGGCCATGCGCGAGGCGGAAGCGGCCGAGGCCGGTTCCGAAGTGAAAACCTTGCCGCCGGCGCTTGCCGCCGGGCGGCAGGAATTGCCGACCGACTTGTCTGCCACTGGCGCCGGCGCCGGCAAGGAGCTGAAGGAGGTGCTGCTGGGCGGCACCATGGATCGCAGCAAGCAGTGGGGCGAAGCCTTTGGCCAGCAAGTGGTGAAGGCGGTCGAACGGCAGCTGGACTCCGCGCGCTTCCATGTCACTCCGGAAAAGCTGGGGCCGATCGAAGTCCAGATCTCCATGAACAAGGAGCAGGCGCAGATCGTGGTGACCACCTCCAACCTGATGGCCAAGGAGATCGTCGAGAGTCACCTGCCGACGCTGTCGCGGATGATGGAGCAGGCCGGCCTGCAGCTGGCCGATGCCCAGGTCTCCTCGCAGCAGCAGGGCCAGCAACAGCACGGCCAGCAGGCGCAGCAGCAGCGCGGCCGCGCCCAATCCGAGGCGATGTTGCCGCTGACTGAGCTGGAGTCCGCTGCACCGGCGGCGGCCATCTCCTCCGGCCTGAGCGTGACCGCCTGA